One genomic segment of Hevea brasiliensis isolate MT/VB/25A 57/8 chromosome 3, ASM3005281v1, whole genome shotgun sequence includes these proteins:
- the LOC110672300 gene encoding BTB/POZ domain-containing protein At5g47800 isoform X1, with product MKFMKLGTRPDTFYTEEATRSVISDVPSDFVVHINNISYLLHKLQFPLLPKCGLLQRLCSDSDDSSTVSIELHDLPGGEEAFELCAKYCYGITIDLSAHNFVPAFCAAKFLRMTESIEKGNFVLKLEYFFNSCILEGWKDSITTLQTTAKLTEWSENLGIIRKCIDSIAQKILTAPEKVTWSYTYTRPGYKKTRESIPRDWWTEDISDLDIDLFRFIITAIRSTYMLPPQLIGEALHVYACRWLPDTKRIKPHESSVSQNDDDVTEKNRRILESIVSMIPEDRGSVSAGFLLRLLGIANYLGASPVLKTELIRKSSLQIEEATVSDLVFPSQSSSSQHLYDTDLVLSVVESFLILWRRQPPETVENTRLIRAIRKVGKLIDTYLQVVSRDKNMPVSKVVSLAEALPDIARKDHDDLYKAINIYLKEHPDLGKEDKKRLCRSLDCQKLSREVRAHAVKNERLPLRTVVQVLFFEQEKGSRATDSRMLPRELFSRGKQMQISGEELNKLHLGGDEQSVRMEEMRRTPMPNLNKLHLGGDEQSVRLEEMRRTAMPESSTRDFPKNKRPDKNSQLESEIEEVESKWEKDAREEGISGSKLDPKKILQSRIRLDHGPDKVRDR from the exons ATGAAGTTTATGAAACTAGGAACACGGCCGGATACTTTCTATACAGAAGAGGCTACCAG GTCTGTAATATCAGATGTACCTAGTGACTTCGTTGTACATATCAACAACATTAGTTACCTTCTTCATAAG TTGCAGTTTCCCCTTCTTCCAAAGTGTGGCCTTCTACAAAGATTATGTTCAGATTCTGATGATTCAAGCACTGTTAGTATAGAGCTTCATGACCTTCCTGGAGGGGAAGAAGCTTTTGAGCTGTGTGCTAAGTATTGCTATGGCATAACAATCGATCTCAGTGCACATAATTTTGTACCTGCCTTTTGTGCAGCTAAATTCCTTCGAATGACTGAATCGATTGAGAAGGGAAATTTTGTTCTGAAACTCGAGTACTTCTTCAATTCGTGCATACTTGAAGGTTGGAAGGATTCCATTACCACTCTGCAGACCACAGCCAAGTTGACCGAGTGGTCAGAGAACCTTGGAATCATCAGAAAATGCATCGATTCAATTGCCCAAAAAATCCTCACTGCCCCAGAAAAG GTCACATGGTCCTACACTTATACTAGGCCAGGGTACAAAAAGACCCGGGAGTCCATCCCGAGGGATTGGTGGACAGAGGACATATCTGACCTTGATATAGATCTCTTTCGATTTATAATCACAGCCATCAGATCAACATATATGCTGCCACCACAGCTTATAGGTGAAGCCTTGCACGTATATGCCTGTCGTTGGTTACCAGACACTAAAAGGATTAAACCCCATGAGAGTTCAGTTTCTCAAAATGATGATGATGTTACAGAAAAGAATAGACGAATTCTTGAATCCATTGTGAGTATGATTCCAGAAGACAGAGGATCAGTTTCAGCTGGTTTCTTGCTAAGACTTCTTGGCATTGCAAACTACCTAGGAGCATCCCCAGTTCTGAAGACAGAACTCATAAGGAAATCTAGTCTGCAAATAGAAGAGGCAACAGTGagcgacttagtgtttccttcacaATCATCCTCCAGTCAGCATCTTTATGATACTGATTTGGTTCTGTCGGTAGTAGAAAGTTTCTTGATTCTATGGAGAAGACAACCACCAGAAACCGTAGAAAACACTCGGCTTATAAGAGCAATTAGAAAGGTTGGAAAGCTCATTGACACTTACCTCCAAGTGGTTTCAAGGGATAAGAACATGCCTGTATCAAAAGTAGTATCACTTGCTGAAGCTTTACCAGATATTGCCAGGAAAGATCATGATGACCTTTACAAGGCTATCAACATTTATCTCAAG GAGCATCCTGATCTAGGCAAAGAAGACAAGAAGCGTTTATGCAGGAGTCTAGACTGCCAAAAGTTGTCTCGAGAAGTGCGAGCCCACGCTGTGAAGAACGAGCGGCTACCATTGAGAACAGTTGTTCAAGTCCTTTTCTTTGAGCAAGAGAAAGGTTCCAGGGCAACTGATTCTAGAATGCTACCGCGCGAATTATTCTCCAGGGGGAAACAGATGCAAATATCTGGAGAAGAACTAAATAAGCTACATTTAGGTGGAGATGAGCAATCTGTCAGAATGGAGGAAATGAGAAGAACTCCAATGCCCAACCTCAATAAGCTACATTTAGGTGGAGATGAGCAATCTGTCAGACTAGAGGAAATGAGAAGAACTGCAATGCCTGAAAGCAGCACAAGAGATTTTCCCAAAAACAAGAGACCAGATAAAAATTCACAGCTTGAATCTGAAATAGAGGAAGTAGAATCCAAGTGGGAGAAAGATGCTAGAGAAGAAGGAATCTCTGGAAGCAAGTTAGACCCCAAGAAAATATTGCAAAGCAGAATTAGATTGGACCACGGCCCTGATAAAGTTAGGGACAGATAG
- the LOC110672300 gene encoding BTB/POZ domain-containing protein At5g47800 isoform X2: MKFMKLGTRPDTFYTEEATRSVISDVPSDFVVHINNISYLLHKFPLLPKCGLLQRLCSDSDDSSTVSIELHDLPGGEEAFELCAKYCYGITIDLSAHNFVPAFCAAKFLRMTESIEKGNFVLKLEYFFNSCILEGWKDSITTLQTTAKLTEWSENLGIIRKCIDSIAQKILTAPEKVTWSYTYTRPGYKKTRESIPRDWWTEDISDLDIDLFRFIITAIRSTYMLPPQLIGEALHVYACRWLPDTKRIKPHESSVSQNDDDVTEKNRRILESIVSMIPEDRGSVSAGFLLRLLGIANYLGASPVLKTELIRKSSLQIEEATVSDLVFPSQSSSSQHLYDTDLVLSVVESFLILWRRQPPETVENTRLIRAIRKVGKLIDTYLQVVSRDKNMPVSKVVSLAEALPDIARKDHDDLYKAINIYLKEHPDLGKEDKKRLCRSLDCQKLSREVRAHAVKNERLPLRTVVQVLFFEQEKGSRATDSRMLPRELFSRGKQMQISGEELNKLHLGGDEQSVRMEEMRRTPMPNLNKLHLGGDEQSVRLEEMRRTAMPESSTRDFPKNKRPDKNSQLESEIEEVESKWEKDAREEGISGSKLDPKKILQSRIRLDHGPDKVRDR, encoded by the exons ATGAAGTTTATGAAACTAGGAACACGGCCGGATACTTTCTATACAGAAGAGGCTACCAG GTCTGTAATATCAGATGTACCTAGTGACTTCGTTGTACATATCAACAACATTAGTTACCTTCTTCATAAG TTTCCCCTTCTTCCAAAGTGTGGCCTTCTACAAAGATTATGTTCAGATTCTGATGATTCAAGCACTGTTAGTATAGAGCTTCATGACCTTCCTGGAGGGGAAGAAGCTTTTGAGCTGTGTGCTAAGTATTGCTATGGCATAACAATCGATCTCAGTGCACATAATTTTGTACCTGCCTTTTGTGCAGCTAAATTCCTTCGAATGACTGAATCGATTGAGAAGGGAAATTTTGTTCTGAAACTCGAGTACTTCTTCAATTCGTGCATACTTGAAGGTTGGAAGGATTCCATTACCACTCTGCAGACCACAGCCAAGTTGACCGAGTGGTCAGAGAACCTTGGAATCATCAGAAAATGCATCGATTCAATTGCCCAAAAAATCCTCACTGCCCCAGAAAAG GTCACATGGTCCTACACTTATACTAGGCCAGGGTACAAAAAGACCCGGGAGTCCATCCCGAGGGATTGGTGGACAGAGGACATATCTGACCTTGATATAGATCTCTTTCGATTTATAATCACAGCCATCAGATCAACATATATGCTGCCACCACAGCTTATAGGTGAAGCCTTGCACGTATATGCCTGTCGTTGGTTACCAGACACTAAAAGGATTAAACCCCATGAGAGTTCAGTTTCTCAAAATGATGATGATGTTACAGAAAAGAATAGACGAATTCTTGAATCCATTGTGAGTATGATTCCAGAAGACAGAGGATCAGTTTCAGCTGGTTTCTTGCTAAGACTTCTTGGCATTGCAAACTACCTAGGAGCATCCCCAGTTCTGAAGACAGAACTCATAAGGAAATCTAGTCTGCAAATAGAAGAGGCAACAGTGagcgacttagtgtttccttcacaATCATCCTCCAGTCAGCATCTTTATGATACTGATTTGGTTCTGTCGGTAGTAGAAAGTTTCTTGATTCTATGGAGAAGACAACCACCAGAAACCGTAGAAAACACTCGGCTTATAAGAGCAATTAGAAAGGTTGGAAAGCTCATTGACACTTACCTCCAAGTGGTTTCAAGGGATAAGAACATGCCTGTATCAAAAGTAGTATCACTTGCTGAAGCTTTACCAGATATTGCCAGGAAAGATCATGATGACCTTTACAAGGCTATCAACATTTATCTCAAG GAGCATCCTGATCTAGGCAAAGAAGACAAGAAGCGTTTATGCAGGAGTCTAGACTGCCAAAAGTTGTCTCGAGAAGTGCGAGCCCACGCTGTGAAGAACGAGCGGCTACCATTGAGAACAGTTGTTCAAGTCCTTTTCTTTGAGCAAGAGAAAGGTTCCAGGGCAACTGATTCTAGAATGCTACCGCGCGAATTATTCTCCAGGGGGAAACAGATGCAAATATCTGGAGAAGAACTAAATAAGCTACATTTAGGTGGAGATGAGCAATCTGTCAGAATGGAGGAAATGAGAAGAACTCCAATGCCCAACCTCAATAAGCTACATTTAGGTGGAGATGAGCAATCTGTCAGACTAGAGGAAATGAGAAGAACTGCAATGCCTGAAAGCAGCACAAGAGATTTTCCCAAAAACAAGAGACCAGATAAAAATTCACAGCTTGAATCTGAAATAGAGGAAGTAGAATCCAAGTGGGAGAAAGATGCTAGAGAAGAAGGAATCTCTGGAAGCAAGTTAGACCCCAAGAAAATATTGCAAAGCAGAATTAGATTGGACCACGGCCCTGATAAAGTTAGGGACAGATAG
- the LOC110672300 gene encoding BTB/POZ domain-containing protein At5g47800 isoform X3: MTESIEKGNFVLKLEYFFNSCILEGWKDSITTLQTTAKLTEWSENLGIIRKCIDSIAQKILTAPEKVTWSYTYTRPGYKKTRESIPRDWWTEDISDLDIDLFRFIITAIRSTYMLPPQLIGEALHVYACRWLPDTKRIKPHESSVSQNDDDVTEKNRRILESIVSMIPEDRGSVSAGFLLRLLGIANYLGASPVLKTELIRKSSLQIEEATVSDLVFPSQSSSSQHLYDTDLVLSVVESFLILWRRQPPETVENTRLIRAIRKVGKLIDTYLQVVSRDKNMPVSKVVSLAEALPDIARKDHDDLYKAINIYLKEHPDLGKEDKKRLCRSLDCQKLSREVRAHAVKNERLPLRTVVQVLFFEQEKGSRATDSRMLPRELFSRGKQMQISGEELNKLHLGGDEQSVRMEEMRRTPMPNLNKLHLGGDEQSVRLEEMRRTAMPESSTRDFPKNKRPDKNSQLESEIEEVESKWEKDAREEGISGSKLDPKKILQSRIRLDHGPDKVRDR, encoded by the exons ATGACTGAATCGATTGAGAAGGGAAATTTTGTTCTGAAACTCGAGTACTTCTTCAATTCGTGCATACTTGAAGGTTGGAAGGATTCCATTACCACTCTGCAGACCACAGCCAAGTTGACCGAGTGGTCAGAGAACCTTGGAATCATCAGAAAATGCATCGATTCAATTGCCCAAAAAATCCTCACTGCCCCAGAAAAG GTCACATGGTCCTACACTTATACTAGGCCAGGGTACAAAAAGACCCGGGAGTCCATCCCGAGGGATTGGTGGACAGAGGACATATCTGACCTTGATATAGATCTCTTTCGATTTATAATCACAGCCATCAGATCAACATATATGCTGCCACCACAGCTTATAGGTGAAGCCTTGCACGTATATGCCTGTCGTTGGTTACCAGACACTAAAAGGATTAAACCCCATGAGAGTTCAGTTTCTCAAAATGATGATGATGTTACAGAAAAGAATAGACGAATTCTTGAATCCATTGTGAGTATGATTCCAGAAGACAGAGGATCAGTTTCAGCTGGTTTCTTGCTAAGACTTCTTGGCATTGCAAACTACCTAGGAGCATCCCCAGTTCTGAAGACAGAACTCATAAGGAAATCTAGTCTGCAAATAGAAGAGGCAACAGTGagcgacttagtgtttccttcacaATCATCCTCCAGTCAGCATCTTTATGATACTGATTTGGTTCTGTCGGTAGTAGAAAGTTTCTTGATTCTATGGAGAAGACAACCACCAGAAACCGTAGAAAACACTCGGCTTATAAGAGCAATTAGAAAGGTTGGAAAGCTCATTGACACTTACCTCCAAGTGGTTTCAAGGGATAAGAACATGCCTGTATCAAAAGTAGTATCACTTGCTGAAGCTTTACCAGATATTGCCAGGAAAGATCATGATGACCTTTACAAGGCTATCAACATTTATCTCAAG GAGCATCCTGATCTAGGCAAAGAAGACAAGAAGCGTTTATGCAGGAGTCTAGACTGCCAAAAGTTGTCTCGAGAAGTGCGAGCCCACGCTGTGAAGAACGAGCGGCTACCATTGAGAACAGTTGTTCAAGTCCTTTTCTTTGAGCAAGAGAAAGGTTCCAGGGCAACTGATTCTAGAATGCTACCGCGCGAATTATTCTCCAGGGGGAAACAGATGCAAATATCTGGAGAAGAACTAAATAAGCTACATTTAGGTGGAGATGAGCAATCTGTCAGAATGGAGGAAATGAGAAGAACTCCAATGCCCAACCTCAATAAGCTACATTTAGGTGGAGATGAGCAATCTGTCAGACTAGAGGAAATGAGAAGAACTGCAATGCCTGAAAGCAGCACAAGAGATTTTCCCAAAAACAAGAGACCAGATAAAAATTCACAGCTTGAATCTGAAATAGAGGAAGTAGAATCCAAGTGGGAGAAAGATGCTAGAGAAGAAGGAATCTCTGGAAGCAAGTTAGACCCCAAGAAAATATTGCAAAGCAGAATTAGATTGGACCACGGCCCTGATAAAGTTAGGGACAGATAG